In Pseudomonas sp. GCEP-101, one DNA window encodes the following:
- a CDS encoding ankyrin repeat domain-containing protein, translating to MDIPTEQAEPTIQTEDVRSRAAADALLKAAGSGRDSEVAALLARGVPVDVTDAQGNTPLLLATAQDRLAVARLLVAAGADVNRQNRIHDSAYLLAGAEGRLGILQLTLAHGADLRSTNRYGGTALIPACERGHVDVVAALLKAGVDPDHVNKLGWTGLLEAILLSDGGPRHQAIVKQLIEAGANLNLADHDGVTPLQHARQRNQTTIARMLEAAGAH from the coding sequence ATGGACATACCGACCGAACAGGCCGAACCGACCATCCAGACCGAGGACGTGCGCAGCCGCGCCGCCGCCGACGCCCTGCTGAAGGCCGCGGGCAGCGGCCGTGACAGCGAGGTCGCGGCGCTGCTGGCGCGCGGTGTTCCCGTGGATGTCACCGACGCCCAGGGCAACACGCCGCTGCTGCTGGCCACCGCGCAGGATCGCCTGGCGGTGGCACGGCTGCTGGTCGCCGCCGGCGCCGACGTCAACCGGCAGAACCGCATCCACGACAGCGCCTACCTGCTGGCCGGCGCCGAAGGGCGACTGGGCATCCTCCAGCTGACCCTGGCCCACGGCGCCGACCTGCGCAGCACCAACCGCTATGGCGGCACGGCGCTGATCCCGGCCTGCGAGCGCGGCCATGTGGACGTGGTGGCGGCGCTGCTGAAAGCCGGCGTCGATCCCGATCACGTCAACAAGCTGGGCTGGACCGGGCTGCTCGAAGCCATCCTGCTCAGCGACGGCGGCCCGCGTCACCAGGCCATCGTCAAACAACTCATCGAAGCCGGGGCGAACCTGAACCTGGCCGACCACGACGGCGTCACGCCGCTGCAACACGCCCGCCAGCGCAACCAGACCACCATCGCCAGGATGCTGGAAGCCGCCGGCGCGCATTGA
- a CDS encoding nucleoside deaminase gives MSHEVFMREALQLARDNIEAGGRPFGALVVKDGRVIARAANSIHLDADPTAHAELLAIRRASAHLASPRLEGCVIYASGHPCPMCLAAMHLCGVAGAYFAYSNDDGEPFGLSTAAVYQQMTQPPQWQALPLLALRPSGEDGLYERWQERRS, from the coding sequence ATGTCACACGAAGTCTTCATGCGCGAGGCCCTGCAACTGGCCCGCGACAACATCGAGGCCGGCGGCCGCCCGTTCGGCGCCCTCGTGGTCAAGGACGGCCGGGTGATCGCCCGCGCCGCCAATTCGATCCACCTCGATGCCGACCCCACCGCCCACGCCGAGCTGCTGGCGATCCGCCGAGCCTCGGCGCACCTGGCGTCGCCGCGCCTGGAGGGCTGCGTGATCTACGCCAGCGGCCATCCGTGCCCCATGTGCCTGGCGGCCATGCACCTGTGCGGCGTGGCGGGCGCGTACTTCGCCTATTCCAACGACGATGGCGAGCCGTTCGGGCTGTCGACGGCCGCCGTCTACCAGCAGATGACCCAGCCGCCGCAATGGCAGGCTCTGCCGCTGCTTGCCCTGCGCCCCAGCGGCGAGGACGGGTTGTACGAGCGCTGGCAGGAGCGGCGCTCGTGA
- a CDS encoding FUSC family protein produces the protein MAKQPSTLTLPFRRLANPYTRYRYAAWIHCVRVGLALLASMLLTSALKLPHGLWASITVLVVMGGLVHQGTIRGKSCERVVGTLVGAALGLCVIAIYDQSRSLLLTYLTMSVLGAASAFYAIRRPGYVALLAGITLCIVAGPGETGCGARPTC, from the coding sequence TTGGCGAAGCAACCCTCGACCCTCACCCTGCCGTTCCGCCGCCTGGCCAACCCCTACACCCGCTACCGCTACGCCGCCTGGATCCACTGCGTGCGCGTAGGCCTGGCGCTGCTCGCCTCGATGCTGCTGACCAGCGCGCTGAAGCTCCCCCACGGCCTCTGGGCCTCGATCACGGTGCTGGTGGTGATGGGCGGGCTGGTGCACCAGGGGACGATTCGCGGCAAGTCCTGCGAACGGGTGGTCGGCACGCTGGTCGGCGCGGCGCTGGGGCTGTGCGTGATCGCGATCTACGACCAGAGCCGTTCGCTGCTCCTCACCTACCTGACCATGTCGGTGCTGGGGGCGGCCTCGGCCTTCTATGCCATCCGCCGTCCCGGCTACGTCGCGCTGCTGGCGGGGATCACCCTGTGCATCGTCGCCGGCCCCGGCGAAACCGGCTGTGGCGCTCGGCCAACGTGCTGA
- a CDS encoding 3-oxoacyl-ACP reductase family protein, whose amino-acid sequence MTTTHTHQPLAGKVAFVQGGSRGIGAAIVQRLAQEGAAVAFTYVSSAQKADDLAASIEAAGGRALALKADSGDAASVQHAIDTAAQRLGGIDILVNNAGVLAIAPVEDFSLEDLDRTLAVNVRSVFVATQAAARHMGQGGRIITIGSTNADRMPFGGGAVYAMSKSAIVGLTKGLARDLGPRGITVNNVQPGPVDTDMNPADSDFAASLMDLMAVGRYGRAEEIAAFVAYLAGPEAGYITGASLTIDGGFGA is encoded by the coding sequence ATGACCACCACCCACACCCACCAACCCCTGGCCGGCAAAGTCGCTTTCGTCCAGGGCGGCTCCCGCGGCATCGGCGCCGCCATCGTGCAGCGTCTGGCCCAGGAAGGCGCCGCCGTGGCCTTCACCTACGTCAGCTCGGCGCAGAAGGCCGACGACCTCGCCGCCAGCATCGAAGCCGCCGGCGGCCGCGCCCTCGCACTGAAGGCCGATAGCGGCGACGCGGCGTCCGTGCAGCACGCCATCGACACCGCGGCCCAGCGCCTGGGCGGCATCGATATCCTGGTAAACAACGCCGGCGTGCTGGCCATCGCCCCGGTGGAAGACTTCAGCCTGGAAGACCTGGACCGCACCCTGGCGGTGAACGTGCGCAGCGTCTTCGTCGCCACCCAGGCCGCCGCGCGGCACATGGGGCAGGGCGGGCGCATCATCACCATCGGCAGCACCAACGCCGACCGCATGCCCTTCGGCGGCGGCGCGGTGTACGCGATGAGCAAGTCGGCCATCGTCGGCCTGACCAAGGGCCTGGCCCGGGACCTCGGCCCGCGCGGGATCACCGTGAACAATGTGCAGCCCGGCCCGGTGGATACCGACATGAACCCGGCGGACAGCGACTTCGCCGCCTCGCTGATGGACCTGATGGCGGTCGGGCGTTACGGCCGTGCGGAAGAAATCGCCGCCTTCGTCGCCTACCTGGCCGGCCCGGAAGCCGGTTACATCACCGGCGCCAGCCTGACCATCGACGGCGGCTTCGGGGCTTGA
- a CDS encoding ArnT family glycosyltransferase, producing MPPQRRHFLLLLVLGGLLFFGALGNHQLQGSTEPRVAGIAMEMHLDGDWVTPRLNGVPFLEKPPLSLWLDVAAIRLFGPTTLAVRLASAFAGLFCVLLLYGVLRRVGRPATLALLASLLLMTLASFWANARQVGEDALLTLGVTLALLAFLQTWLTPPGRMRHWLVFAVGIAIATLSKGVLGLALPGVVIFACLLWDSLAQRRLKVLAWLRPLLWTLAALVPLLVWLLFLYRDGGSAALREILWTNSVGRFDGSFSEAGHFEPFYYYLVRLPQAFLPWNILLYLGLWHFRKRLARDRYLLFFCLWLAAQFALLTLASSKRMVYLMALAPAAAVIAAEYGHALLARWQARATPRMRSAAVCLALVVPASYLSYAIWIEPRADRQESFLPLTERIRQHQMAGRQVALFQPSERLAGAGVFYSRSLLPALQSREELMSFLDQPGEHIALLESETVPQAPLSVLQRFRVGERDYYFVGHQ from the coding sequence ATGCCCCCGCAACGCCGCCATTTCCTGCTGCTCCTCGTACTGGGCGGCCTGCTGTTTTTCGGCGCGCTGGGCAATCATCAGTTGCAGGGTTCCACCGAGCCTCGGGTGGCGGGTATCGCCATGGAGATGCACCTAGACGGTGACTGGGTGACCCCGCGCCTGAACGGTGTACCGTTCCTGGAAAAACCGCCGCTGAGCCTGTGGCTGGACGTGGCCGCCATCCGCCTGTTCGGCCCCACGACCCTGGCCGTGCGTCTGGCCTCGGCGTTTGCCGGGCTGTTCTGCGTGCTGCTGCTCTACGGCGTGCTGCGGCGCGTCGGCCGCCCCGCGACGCTCGCGCTGCTCGCCTCGCTCCTGCTGATGACCCTGGCAAGCTTCTGGGCCAATGCGCGCCAGGTCGGCGAAGACGCGCTGCTCACCCTGGGCGTGACCCTGGCGCTGCTGGCCTTCCTGCAAACCTGGCTCACGCCGCCGGGGCGCATGCGCCATTGGCTGGTCTTTGCCGTGGGGATCGCCATCGCCACCCTGAGCAAGGGCGTCCTGGGCCTGGCCCTGCCCGGCGTGGTGATCTTCGCCTGCCTGCTGTGGGACAGCCTCGCCCAGCGCCGGCTGAAGGTCCTGGCGTGGCTGCGCCCCTTGCTCTGGACGCTGGCCGCCCTGGTGCCCCTGCTGGTCTGGCTGCTGTTTCTCTACCGCGACGGCGGCAGCGCGGCCCTGCGGGAAATCCTCTGGACCAACAGCGTCGGGCGCTTCGATGGCTCGTTCAGCGAGGCCGGGCACTTCGAGCCGTTCTACTACTACCTGGTGCGCCTGCCGCAAGCCTTCCTGCCGTGGAACATCCTGCTCTACCTGGGGCTGTGGCATTTCCGCAAACGCCTGGCGCGGGACCGCTACCTGCTGTTCTTCTGCCTGTGGTTGGCGGCACAGTTCGCCCTGCTCACCCTCGCCTCGAGCAAACGCATGGTCTACCTGATGGCGCTGGCCCCGGCGGCCGCCGTGATCGCCGCCGAGTACGGCCACGCCCTGCTGGCGCGCTGGCAGGCCCGCGCCACACCCCGGATGCGCAGCGCCGCCGTGTGCCTGGCGCTGGTCGTGCCCGCCAGCTACCTGAGCTACGCGATCTGGATCGAACCCCGCGCCGACCGGCAGGAATCCTTCCTGCCGTTGACCGAGCGGATCCGCCAGCACCAGATGGCCGGCCGCCAGGTGGCGTTGTTCCAGCCCAGCGAACGCCTGGCCGGCGCCGGCGTGTTCTACAGCCGCAGCCTGCTGCCGGCGCTGCAGAGCCGCGAAGAGCTGATGAGCTTTCTCGACCAGCCGGGCGAGCACATCGCCCTGCTGGAAAGCGAAACGGTGCCGCAGGCGCCGCTGAGCGTGCTGCAGCGCTTCCGTGTCGGCGAGCGCGACTACTACTTCGTCGGCCATCAATAA
- a CDS encoding LysR substrate-binding domain-containing protein yields the protein MLDPNLLRSFVMVVDAGNFTRAADLLHLTQSTVSQQILRLEQSLGCRLLDRSQRQVLPTEQGERLLGYARRILELGSQAREALSSEHSEGVLRLGMPEDFAGERMMPLLAAFSAERPRLRLEVSSGLSQELLRQYRSGELDLALVKQWGADSDCLAHWPEPLAWQDSAATPAAARDPLPLVVFPLGALYRQEMIHALEAGGRRWRISYSSASLASLSAAVAAGMGVSLLPLRGRHEGHRVLTVRDGFAPIEGLELALYARPELGSAGRSLCEQLRALCTQLAAVTPAD from the coding sequence ATGCTTGACCCCAACCTATTGCGCAGCTTCGTGATGGTGGTGGATGCCGGCAACTTCACCCGCGCCGCCGACCTGCTGCACCTCACCCAGTCCACCGTCAGCCAGCAGATCCTGCGGCTGGAACAGAGCCTGGGCTGCCGCCTGCTGGACCGCAGCCAGCGCCAGGTGCTGCCCACCGAACAGGGCGAGCGGTTGCTCGGCTATGCGCGGCGCATCCTCGAACTCGGCTCCCAGGCGCGCGAGGCGCTGAGCAGCGAGCACAGCGAAGGCGTGCTGCGCCTGGGGATGCCGGAAGACTTCGCCGGCGAACGGATGATGCCGCTGCTGGCGGCCTTCAGCGCCGAACGTCCACGCTTGCGCCTGGAGGTTTCCAGCGGGCTCAGCCAGGAGCTGCTGCGCCAGTACCGCAGCGGCGAGCTGGACCTGGCGCTGGTCAAGCAATGGGGCGCGGACAGCGATTGCCTCGCCCACTGGCCCGAACCCCTGGCCTGGCAGGACAGTGCCGCCACGCCGGCTGCCGCACGCGACCCGCTGCCGCTGGTGGTATTCCCCCTGGGTGCGCTGTATCGCCAGGAAATGATCCACGCCCTGGAGGCCGGCGGCCGACGCTGGCGCATCAGCTACAGCAGCGCCAGCCTGGCGAGCCTGTCGGCGGCGGTGGCGGCGGGCATGGGCGTCAGCCTGCTGCCCTTGCGCGGGCGTCACGAAGGTCATCGGGTACTCACCGTGCGCGACGGCTTCGCGCCCATCGAGGGGCTGGAGCTGGCGCTGTATGCGCGTCCGGAGCTGGGCAGCGCCGGGCGCAGCCTGTGCGAGCAGTTGCGTGCGCTGTGCACGCAGCTGGCGGCCGTCACACCGGCGGACTAG
- a CDS encoding putative bifunctional diguanylate cyclase/phosphodiesterase, protein MLTGSYDPALVLISLCVAMLASYTALDLAGRIVTTRGWPVLLWIGGGGVAMGIGVWSMHFIGMLAFSLPIPLGYDLTLTLLSLAIAVLSSGFALALVSQDRLPLWQLVCGALAMGAGISSMHYLGMHAMLMQPGIDYDPTLFGLSLLIAVAASGAALWIAFRLRHNTPFVRLARAGAALVMGVAIVGMHYTGMAAARFPLGSFCGASPSGLNSDWLALLIIIVTLAVIGIALLTSVLDARLESRTAQLTSSLALANQELTQLALHDNLTRLPNRILLEDRIEQLIGKVQRSGGHFALMFLDLDGFKPVNDAFGHHVGDLLLKAVAQRLRDSLRSEDTVARIGGDEFVVLAELADAEDAVTLAGQQISLLAQPFQIAGQELRIAASVGIVVYPGDGASQQELLRNADAAMYHAKGNGKNGYSFFEQSMNTNARNHLQLLHDLRAALERREFTLHYQPKFAASGEPIGAEALLRWQHPQRGLLMPDTFIALAERTGLIIPIGDWVLDEACRQMRQWYLQGRESWRVAVNLSALQFCHAALVQSVADALARHQLPARCLTLEITETTAMRDADSSLEILGRLSQMGVDLSIDDFGTGYSSLLYLKRLPANELKIDRGFVRDLEQDSDDAAIVSAIVALGQALDLRIVAEGVETSGQQHFLTRLGCDSLQGFLLGKPVPAEQLIERLGAPAGAS, encoded by the coding sequence ATGCTTACCGGTAGCTACGATCCCGCCCTCGTCCTGATCTCGCTGTGCGTCGCCATGCTGGCGTCCTACACCGCCCTGGACCTGGCCGGCCGCATCGTCACGACCCGCGGCTGGCCGGTGCTGCTGTGGATCGGCGGGGGCGGGGTGGCCATGGGCATTGGCGTGTGGTCGATGCACTTCATCGGCATGCTCGCCTTCAGCCTGCCGATCCCGCTGGGCTACGACCTCACCCTGACGCTGCTGTCGCTGGCCATCGCCGTGCTCAGCTCGGGCTTCGCCCTGGCGCTGGTCAGCCAGGACCGCCTGCCGCTCTGGCAACTGGTCTGCGGCGCGCTGGCGATGGGCGCCGGGATCAGCAGCATGCACTACCTGGGCATGCACGCGATGCTGATGCAGCCGGGCATCGACTACGACCCGACCCTTTTCGGCCTGTCCCTGCTGATCGCCGTGGCCGCCTCCGGCGCCGCGCTGTGGATCGCCTTCCGCCTGCGCCACAACACCCCCTTTGTGCGCCTGGCCCGCGCCGGCGCTGCGCTGGTGATGGGCGTGGCCATCGTCGGCATGCACTACACCGGCATGGCCGCCGCGCGCTTCCCCCTGGGCAGCTTCTGCGGTGCCTCCCCCAGCGGGCTGAACAGCGACTGGCTGGCGCTGCTGATCATCATCGTCACCCTGGCGGTGATCGGCATCGCGCTGCTCACCTCGGTGCTCGACGCGCGCCTGGAATCGCGCACCGCGCAGCTCACCTCGTCGCTGGCGCTGGCCAACCAGGAGCTGACCCAGCTCGCCCTGCACGACAACCTCACGCGCCTGCCCAACCGCATCCTGCTGGAGGACCGCATCGAGCAGCTGATCGGCAAGGTGCAGCGCAGCGGCGGGCATTTCGCGCTGATGTTCCTTGATCTCGACGGCTTCAAGCCGGTCAACGACGCCTTCGGCCACCATGTCGGCGACCTGTTGCTCAAGGCCGTGGCCCAGCGCCTGCGCGACAGCCTGCGCAGCGAAGACACCGTGGCGCGGATCGGCGGCGACGAGTTCGTGGTGCTCGCCGAGCTGGCAGACGCCGAGGATGCGGTGACCCTCGCCGGCCAGCAGATCAGCCTGCTGGCCCAGCCGTTCCAGATCGCCGGGCAGGAACTGCGCATTGCCGCCAGCGTCGGCATCGTCGTCTACCCCGGCGATGGCGCCAGCCAGCAGGAACTGCTGCGCAACGCCGACGCGGCGATGTACCACGCCAAGGGCAACGGCAAGAACGGCTACAGCTTCTTCGAACAGTCGATGAACACCAACGCGCGCAACCACCTGCAACTGCTCCACGATTTGCGCGCGGCCCTGGAGCGCCGCGAGTTCACCCTGCATTACCAGCCCAAGTTCGCCGCCAGCGGCGAGCCGATCGGCGCCGAGGCGCTGTTGCGCTGGCAGCATCCGCAACGCGGTTTGCTGATGCCCGACACCTTCATCGCCCTGGCCGAGCGCACCGGGTTGATCATTCCCATCGGCGACTGGGTGCTGGACGAAGCCTGCCGGCAGATGCGCCAGTGGTACCTGCAGGGCCGCGAGAGCTGGCGGGTGGCGGTGAACCTCTCGGCCCTGCAGTTCTGCCATGCCGCGCTGGTGCAGTCGGTGGCCGACGCGCTGGCGCGCCACCAGTTGCCGGCGCGCTGCCTGACCCTGGAGATCACTGAGACCACCGCCATGCGCGATGCCGACTCCAGCCTGGAAATCCTCGGCAGGTTGTCGCAGATGGGGGTGGACCTCTCCATCGACGACTTCGGCACCGGCTACTCCAGCCTGCTGTACTTGAAGCGCCTGCCGGCCAACGAGCTGAAGATCGACCGCGGCTTCGTCCGCGACCTGGAGCAGGACAGCGACGATGCCGCCATCGTCTCGGCCATCGTTGCCCTGGGCCAGGCGCTGGACCTGCGGATTGTCGCCGAGGGGGTGGAAACCTCCGGCCAGCAGCACTTCCTCACGCGCCTGGGGTGCGATTCGCTGCAGGGCTTCCTGCTCGGCAAGCCGGTGCCGGCCGAGCAACTGATCGAACGTCTCGGCGCGCCGGCGGGCGCCTCCTAG
- a CDS encoding efflux transporter outer membrane subunit, with the protein MSKSAVKLFVPTLLALALSACMVGPDYQKPDTAPAHLDSNAQANDYDRSRFEDAWWKQFDDPVLTQLVDQALKENRELRVAYARVLASRAIRDDVANDRFPTVTSRAEGQVGKGQVPGQTDDRVNQERYDLGLDMIWEVDLFGRVRRQLESSDAQSEAIVADLQQLQVSLIAELADAYGQLRGAQLRESIARSNLENQRESRDLTIQLRDAGVGSELDVQRAEARLASTEASVPQLQAEEVRQRNRIATLLGQRPDALSVDLSPKKLPAIAKALPIGDPGELLRRRPDVASAERRLAAATADVGVATADLFPKVSLGGFLGYTAGRGSQIGSSAASAWGVAPSITWAAFDLGSVRARLRAAKADADGALATYEQQVLLALEESSNAFSDYGKRQQRLVSLVRQSEASRNAAQQAGLQYREGTVDFLNLLDAEREQLAAEDAQALAEVDVYRGIVAIYKALGGGWQPTPAA; encoded by the coding sequence ATGAGCAAGAGTGCCGTGAAACTGTTCGTCCCCACCCTGCTCGCGCTGGCCCTCAGCGCGTGCATGGTCGGCCCCGACTACCAGAAGCCGGACACCGCGCCGGCGCACCTGGACAGCAATGCCCAGGCCAATGACTACGACCGCAGCCGCTTCGAGGACGCCTGGTGGAAGCAGTTCGACGACCCGGTGCTGACCCAGCTGGTCGACCAGGCGCTGAAGGAAAACCGCGAGCTGCGCGTGGCCTATGCCCGCGTGCTGGCATCGCGGGCGATCCGCGACGACGTGGCCAATGACCGCTTCCCCACGGTCACCAGCCGCGCCGAAGGCCAGGTCGGCAAGGGCCAGGTGCCCGGCCAGACCGACGACCGGGTCAACCAGGAGCGCTACGACCTGGGTCTGGACATGATCTGGGAAGTCGACCTGTTCGGCCGCGTGCGTCGCCAGCTGGAATCCAGCGACGCACAGAGCGAGGCCATCGTCGCCGACCTGCAGCAGTTGCAGGTGAGCCTGATCGCCGAGCTGGCCGATGCCTACGGTCAGCTGCGCGGCGCTCAACTGCGCGAGAGCATCGCCAGGAGCAACCTGGAGAACCAGCGCGAATCCCGCGACCTGACCATCCAGCTGCGCGACGCCGGCGTCGGCAGCGAGCTGGACGTGCAGCGCGCCGAAGCGCGCCTGGCCTCCACCGAAGCCAGCGTGCCGCAATTGCAGGCCGAGGAAGTGCGCCAGCGCAACCGCATCGCCACCCTCCTCGGCCAGCGCCCGGACGCGCTGAGCGTGGACCTGTCGCCGAAGAAACTGCCGGCCATCGCCAAGGCCCTGCCCATTGGCGACCCCGGCGAGCTGCTGCGTCGCCGGCCGGACGTCGCCTCCGCCGAACGCCGCCTGGCTGCCGCTACCGCGGACGTGGGCGTGGCCACCGCCGACCTGTTCCCGAAAGTCAGCCTCGGCGGCTTCCTCGGCTACACCGCCGGGCGTGGTTCGCAGATCGGCTCGTCCGCCGCCAGCGCCTGGGGCGTGGCCCCGAGCATCACCTGGGCGGCCTTCGACCTGGGCAGCGTGCGGGCTCGCCTGCGCGCCGCCAAGGCCGACGCCGATGGCGCCCTGGCGACCTACGAGCAGCAGGTCCTGCTGGCCCTGGAAGAGTCGTCGAACGCCTTCAGCGACTATGGCAAGCGGCAGCAGCGCCTGGTGTCGCTGGTGCGCCAGTCCGAAGCCAGCCGCAACGCCGCGCAACAAGCCGGCCTGCAATACCGCGAGGGCACCGTGGACTTCCTCAACCTGCTGGACGCCGAGCGCGAACAGCTGGCCGCCGAGGACGCCCAGGCCCTGGCGGAAGTGGACGTGTATCGCGGCATCGTGGCGATCTACAAGGCCCTGGGCGGCGGCTGGCAGCCGACACCCGCGGCCTGA
- a CDS encoding CynX/NimT family MFS transporter, whose product MSRGTAVPAQGEAAERSHSAGWVGLLVIVALGINLRPILTSIGPLLADIHDATGLGFQGLSMLTVLPVLCMGLFALGLPWLGPRLGESRGMVVGLLAIGAACFWRLLLDSGVALIASAVLAGCGVAVIQAFVPGVIKRWFPHKVPSAMGLYSASLMAGGGSAAVLAPVVSAHFQRWQDGLGAWLLLAVVGLLLWTVARPREVPVAAAPRQKAQHYFGSRRAWLLALYFGLINGGYTSMVAWLPVYYRQLGWTAQASGQLIGLMTIFQVIAALSIPLLIRRSLDRRGWLCLCLLIQLAGFAGLIAAPLHLPGLWVAMIGYGLGACFALSLTLTLDHLADAGAAGRLAAFVQGVGFIVTGIVPWITGALRDSTGSFQASWVLLAVSVVLMLGVTLRFSPKGYAQAMQR is encoded by the coding sequence GTGAGTCGCGGTACAGCCGTGCCCGCGCAGGGCGAGGCGGCGGAGCGGAGCCACTCCGCCGGCTGGGTCGGCCTGCTGGTGATCGTTGCGCTGGGCATCAACCTGCGACCGATCCTCACCTCCATCGGCCCGCTGCTGGCCGATATCCACGACGCCACCGGCCTGGGCTTCCAGGGCTTGTCGATGCTCACCGTACTGCCGGTGCTGTGCATGGGCCTGTTCGCGCTGGGCCTGCCGTGGCTCGGCCCGCGCCTGGGGGAGAGCCGGGGCATGGTGGTCGGCCTGCTGGCCATCGGCGCGGCGTGCTTCTGGCGGCTGCTGCTGGACAGCGGCGTCGCCCTGATCGCCAGCGCGGTGCTCGCAGGCTGCGGCGTGGCGGTGATCCAGGCGTTCGTGCCGGGTGTGATCAAGCGCTGGTTCCCGCACAAGGTGCCGTCCGCCATGGGCCTGTATTCGGCGTCGCTGATGGCCGGCGGCGGGAGCGCCGCGGTGCTGGCGCCGGTAGTGTCGGCACACTTCCAGCGCTGGCAGGATGGCCTGGGCGCCTGGCTGCTGCTGGCGGTCGTCGGCCTGCTGCTGTGGACCGTGGCGCGCCCGCGGGAGGTACCGGTCGCCGCGGCGCCCCGGCAGAAGGCGCAGCACTACTTCGGCAGCCGCCGCGCTTGGCTGCTGGCCTTGTACTTCGGCCTCATCAATGGCGGCTACACCAGCATGGTGGCCTGGCTGCCGGTGTATTACCGCCAGCTGGGCTGGACGGCCCAGGCCAGCGGCCAGTTGATCGGCCTGATGACCATTTTCCAGGTGATCGCCGCGCTGAGCATTCCGCTGCTGATCCGCCGCTCCCTGGACCGCCGGGGCTGGCTGTGCCTGTGCCTGCTGATCCAGCTCGCCGGCTTCGCCGGGCTTATCGCCGCGCCGCTGCACCTGCCGGGCCTCTGGGTAGCGATGATCGGTTACGGCCTGGGCGCCTGCTTCGCCCTGAGCCTGACGCTGACCCTCGACCACCTCGCCGATGCCGGCGCCGCCGGGCGCCTGGCGGCGTTCGTGCAGGGCGTCGGCTTCATCGTCACCGGCATCGTGCCCTGGATCACCGGCGCACTGCGCGACAGCACCGGTAGCTTCCAGGCGTCGTGGGTCCTGCTGGCGGTGTCGGTGGTGTTGATGCTGGGCGTGACGTTGCGCTTCTCGCCCAAGGGGTATGCGCAGGCGATGCAGCGGTAG
- a CDS encoding metallophosphoesterase has protein sequence MSPRLPASRPGPRIRRRYLLLALAVLILVVGCLAGFMVLVPPAPYAPLQGEDPTRVTLMALGDQGSGDLQQWRVAEGMERVAESEGGLNMVLLLGDNFYGKALSGVGDPAWQLKFERVYHGRWLSRVPFYAVLGNHDYPDSSVVELDYARQHMGSGRWQMPAPFYTRDFGEVDGRPLLRVVFLDTNADGAGRQHQADFLQEAFAAPGPAPLWKMVVAHHALRSSGGKHGEDSALLQQLLPAMQRSGVDLYLSGHEHNQEVIVRPGEPAWLVSGGGGQTLDGLKPREPADGTLFAVEQHGFARLAFTAQGLQLAYYDPQGAREKGFTWARTCPWMAQGCLTPEDGAQ, from the coding sequence ATGTCCCCGCGTCTGCCCGCGTCCCGCCCTGGCCCTCGGATTCGCCGACGCTACCTGCTGCTGGCACTGGCCGTGCTGATCCTGGTGGTCGGCTGCCTGGCCGGTTTCATGGTGCTGGTGCCGCCGGCGCCCTACGCGCCCTTGCAGGGCGAGGACCCCACCCGGGTCACCCTCATGGCGCTGGGCGACCAGGGCAGCGGCGACCTGCAGCAATGGCGCGTGGCGGAGGGCATGGAGCGCGTCGCCGAAAGCGAAGGCGGGCTGAACATGGTCCTGCTGCTGGGCGACAATTTCTACGGCAAGGCCCTGAGCGGCGTCGGCGACCCGGCCTGGCAGCTCAAGTTCGAACGCGTCTACCACGGCCGCTGGCTCAGCCGCGTGCCGTTCTACGCGGTGCTGGGCAACCACGATTACCCCGATTCCTCCGTCGTCGAGCTGGATTACGCCCGCCAGCACATGGGGTCGGGGCGCTGGCAGATGCCGGCGCCGTTCTACACCCGCGACTTTGGCGAAGTGGACGGGCGTCCGTTGCTGCGCGTGGTGTTCCTGGATACCAATGCCGATGGCGCCGGCCGCCAGCACCAGGCGGACTTCCTGCAGGAGGCCTTCGCCGCGCCCGGCCCGGCGCCGCTGTGGAAAATGGTGGTGGCGCACCACGCGCTGCGCAGCAGTGGCGGCAAGCACGGCGAGGACAGCGCCTTGCTGCAGCAATTGTTGCCAGCCATGCAGCGCAGTGGCGTGGATCTGTACCTGTCCGGCCATGAGCACAACCAGGAAGTCATCGTCCGCCCGGGCGAACCGGCCTGGCTGGTTTCCGGCGGCGGCGGCCAGACCCTGGACGGGCTCAAGCCCAGGGAACCGGCCGACGGCACGCTGTTCGCCGTCGAGCAGCACGGTTTCGCCCGGCTGGCCTTCACCGCGCAGGGCCTGCAACTGGCTTACTACGACCCGCAAGGCGCACGGGAGAAGGGCTTTACCTGGGCGCGTACCTGCCCGTGGATGGCCCAGGGCTGCCTGACGCCCGAGGACGGCGCGCAATAG